Part of the Cohnella candidum genome, AGCAAGCCGCGTCCGCCGCTGGACGCTGATCGGCCTGGCGCTGAGCTTATTCATTCCCGTGCTCGCCGCCTGCAGCCAGTCCAAGGACCTGAACGACCCGGCTAACCGCCGCACGCTCCGCATCGGCACGATGTACGGCAGCAAGCAAGACGAATCTTATTTCCGCCAGCAATTCACGGACTTGTTCGAATTTTCCCATCCCGGCATCGATATCGAAATCGTTCCGGCCGTCGATTGGTCCCAGCAGCAGTTCGACAACATGGACGAAAACGGAAACTACAAGCAGCCCGACACGCTCGGCAAAGTCAAGGAAATCATGACCGGGTCCCAACCGGTCGACGTCATGATTTTCGATTATTCGCTGCTTAGCTCGCTGGTTAACGAGAATCTTTTGAAACAGCTCGATCCGATGCTTAAGGAAGACAAAATCGACGTGAACGCGTTCGTGCCGACCGTCATCGACGGGATCCGGGAACAGGGCAACAACAACATTTACGCGTTGACCCCGACCTTCATGCCCTTCGCTCTCTACTATAATAAGAAGCTGTTCCAGCAAGCGGGAGTTACCCCTCCGCGCGACGGCATGAGCTGGGACGACGTGTTTACGCTGGCGAAGCAGATGACCAAAGGCACCGGCAAAGACGCCGTGTTCGGATTCTCCTTCAGCCAATGGGGAGGCTCCGGCGAAAACTACTACGACATCCAGAACTTCGCCGCTCCGCTGCAGCTGAAATTGTACGACGACAAAGCGGAGAAAATGACGGTGAACACGCCGCAATGGCAGAACCTTTGGCAGACCGTTTATGACCTGTACAAAGCGCACGTCGTGCCGCACCAGGAAGACATGAACGTCGACATGCCGACGGACGGCAAACCCCAGCAGTATAACCCGTATCAAGGACGCCTGTTCATGAACGGACGGGTGGCCATGACGATCGGCGAATACGGCATGATCAACGACATCCAGCAAATGAACGACAACGCCGACAAGCTCAAAATCCAAAAGCTGGATTGGGACGTCGTATCCGTTCCGTTCCATTCTTCCGTCCCGGGCGTCGGCGCGCCTACGAACCTCAGCTCGCTCGCCGGCATTAACGTGAAGGCCCAAAACCAGGATGACGCTTGGGAATTCGTGAAATTCATGAACGGCGAGGAATGGGCGAAGCTCAAATCCCGCAGCACCTACGAAATGCCGGCACGCACGGACTTCATCAAAGTCCGGGAAGGCATGAACTACAACGTAAAGGCGTTCACGGAAATGAAGCCCGCGCAAATGCCGGGCAGTTCGCCCGCGGAACAGCGTCTGCTCCAGGAAAAACCGAACCTGAACATGATGCAGCAACTGGTCAACCAGGCGTATATGTCCGTGTTCCAAGGACAGCGTTCGGTTAAAGAGGCGCTGGAGTATCTGGACACGAAAGGCAACGATCTGCTGCAAAAAATCAAAACGAATCCGAACGGTCCGATCGACGGCATCTTCGACGACGTGTACGGAGGCGGCGGAGTCGTGAAACCTTTGGATTCCGCCAGCGCCGAAGCGGTGCCCGCGAAGTGATCCGAATAGCCGCGCCGCGCAGGGAGCATCTTTCCCGGCGGCGCGGCTTTTATGATTTCATGGCCTGCATCCGTTTCAAAATCTTCCTCCAGGCGTATTCTACAGGTATGAACGCCAAGTTCCGGAGGATGGATAACGATGAATTGGGTCTATTGGCTGCGGCTTTACGAGAGCAAGTTTCAGGCAGGCTGCCTGGTGAGGCGGATGGAACACGACGGGTGGATGTTCGGCATCGACATGCCGAGGGAAATCGAAGTGTTCCGCTCGCGCAAAGGGCGGTATGGCGTGCGCTATATTCCGTGACCACGGGCGCGGGAACGGAGGCGTTTACGCCTCCTTGGCGGAGCAGGCGGCGATATGGTAAGCTGGTATCGGCGCCCGGCGCCTGAGGGAGGCGAGAAAGTTGAAACGAATGCCGATATCCGCGGATACCGCAGTAAAGCTGGCGGCGTTCATGAATGTTCCTCTGGAGCATCTCATGCATATGCCTCAGCACATCATGCTTCAGAAATTGGCCGAAATGGCGATGGCGGACGCGGCTCAATCACAGAAGAAAGACGAAACTGTTTCCGGGGAGAAACCGCCCGAAAATCCTTGACGCGGGGCTTGTCTTTGCTGTATACTAAATTTTGTCGCTGTTAAAGGACATTGCAGGTCAATGACGCGGGGTGGAGCAGTCCGGTAGCTCGTCGGGCTCATAACCCGAAGGCCGCAGGTTCAAATCCTGCCCCCGCAACCAACCTTTTCTCGGGACCGAGA contains:
- a CDS encoding ABC transporter substrate-binding protein, with translation MKKKASRVRRWTLIGLALSLFIPVLAACSQSKDLNDPANRRTLRIGTMYGSKQDESYFRQQFTDLFEFSHPGIDIEIVPAVDWSQQQFDNMDENGNYKQPDTLGKVKEIMTGSQPVDVMIFDYSLLSSLVNENLLKQLDPMLKEDKIDVNAFVPTVIDGIREQGNNNIYALTPTFMPFALYYNKKLFQQAGVTPPRDGMSWDDVFTLAKQMTKGTGKDAVFGFSFSQWGGSGENYYDIQNFAAPLQLKLYDDKAEKMTVNTPQWQNLWQTVYDLYKAHVVPHQEDMNVDMPTDGKPQQYNPYQGRLFMNGRVAMTIGEYGMINDIQQMNDNADKLKIQKLDWDVVSVPFHSSVPGVGAPTNLSSLAGINVKAQNQDDAWEFVKFMNGEEWAKLKSRSTYEMPARTDFIKVREGMNYNVKAFTEMKPAQMPGSSPAEQRLLQEKPNLNMMQQLVNQAYMSVFQGQRSVKEALEYLDTKGNDLLQKIKTNPNGPIDGIFDDVYGGGGVVKPLDSASAEAVPAK
- a CDS encoding YycC family protein, with the protein product MKRMPISADTAVKLAAFMNVPLEHLMHMPQHIMLQKLAEMAMADAAQSQKKDETVSGEKPPENP